A window of the Zeugodacus cucurbitae isolate PBARC_wt_2022May chromosome 4, idZeuCucr1.2, whole genome shotgun sequence genome harbors these coding sequences:
- the LOC105211294 gene encoding guanine nucleotide-binding protein G(f) subunit alpha translates to MKLRLLRCLRHTKPQVPDEFHTTPQDVEQQFTEVRKSFREAVKILLLGTAESGKTTIIKQMRILHINGYTDEERCDKIPEIYQNIHESIYQLVQHMAILGIQYQSIASRKCAEYILSMGDQAPEYMNEEYCDHIITLWNDVGIRTCFERSNEIPLLDSTKYFLDNFERISDPEYIPSTEDILHSRKITTGIHQITFKVKVPRTMGGGVQEFRMYDVGGQRDQRNKWIQVFEGIQAVLFLISCGDFDQSLREDSRQNRLQEALNLFRSVWQNRFLASAGFIVFLNKQDVMERKIRAGKHIVDYFPDFEDFCNSPQDGNYFDESDWTKRFIQHKLIDITREPFKRNSRNNIDYSRRECYYHFTVATDTSCVRKVFNDVHQMILHQNIKLMGLL, encoded by the exons ATGAAGTTAAG ACTCTTACGTTGTTTACGTCACACGAAGCCGCAAGTGCCGGACGAGTTCCACACAACGCCACAGGATGTGGAGCAACAGTTCACCGAAGTGCGCAAATCGTTTCGTGAGGCCGTGAAAATTCTGCTGCTGGGCACCGCCGAGTCCGGCAAGACGACCATCATCAAGCAAATGCGCATACTGCACATCAACGGATACACAGACGA AGAACGCTGTGACAAAATCCCCGAAATCTACCAAAACATCCACGAATCCATCTACCAGTTGGTGCAACATATGGCTATACTGGGTATACAGTACCAGAGCATAGCGAGTAGAAAGTGTGCAGAATATATACTCTCAATGGGCGATCAGGCGCCGGAATATATGAATGAG GAATACTGTGATCATATAATCACTTTATGGAACGATGTCGGCATTCGGACGTGTTTCGAACGCTCCAATGAAATTCCGCTGTTGGACAGCACGAAATA CTTCCTTGACAATTTCGAACGCATCTCCGACCCCGAGTACATACCATCCACCGAGGACATACTGCACAGTCGCAAGATCACCACCGGCATACACCAGATCACGTTCAAAGTGAAGGTGCCGCGCACCATGGGCGGTGGCGTGCAAGAGTTCCGCATGTACGATGTGGGCGGCCAGCGCGATCAGCGCAACAAATGGATACAAGTCTTCGAGGGCATTCAGGCGGTGCTCTTTCTCATTTCCTGTGGTGACTTCGATCAGAGTCTGCGTGAGGATTCGCGTCAGAATCGTCTGCAAGAGGCGCTCAATCTGTTTCGGAGTGTGTGGCAGAATCGGTTTCTCGCCTCCGCCGGCTTCATTGTCTTCCTCAACAAGCAGGACGTAATGGAGCGCAAGATACGCGCCGGCAAGCATATTGTCGATTATTTCcccgatttcgaagatttctgCAATTCGCCACAAGACGGCAACTACTTCGACGAGTCGGATTGGACGAAGCGTTTCATACAGCACAAGCTCATCGACATCACGCGTGAGCCCTTCAAGCGCAATTCTCGAAATAACATTGACTACTCGAGGCGCGAGTGCTACTACCATTTTACCGTCGCCACCGATACGAGTTGCGTGCGGAAGGTCTTCAATGACGTGCATCAGATGATTCTGCATCAGAACATCAAACTGATGGGACTGCTGTGA
- the LOC105214859 gene encoding odorant receptor 59a-like — MAYEAKPPGVKQLFRTHWTVWKWLGQVIHPQYPKLHIAYTVLLNVGFSIGYPLHLLLGLLNLKSLQEVLLNLTISVPVAICTLKYFNIWRNLDKVRHLEQTYNTLYARIDHPEEWLYYRKIIIPYALKVLHLFYFICVGTAITSELTLLIVGLAYEWRLMYPAYFPFDPYASIGGYVAAHLFQIIGLLVQLAENLVSDTYGGMCLSLLAGHAHLLGQRVARIGYDEQKTQEENNRELVDCIVDHNMLFDCHRTLTDIIGLGLFMQIISASLIMGVVIIYLIFFVGNSFEYVYYGLFLFACIMEVFPTCYYATYFEIEFEKLTYMMFSCNWMHQNRQFKQNLIVCVEQSLNTRYFHVGGMFRINLQIFFATCKGAYSVLAVALRLK; from the exons ATGGCCTACGAAGCGAAGCCGCCAGGTGtcaagcaattatttcgcacgCATTGGACCGTGTGGAAGTGGCTGGGTCAGGTGATCCATCCGCAGTATCCAAAACTGCACATCGCCTATACGGTACTGCTGAATGTCGGCTTCAGCATCGGCTATCCACTGCACTTGCTGCTTGGTCTGTTGAATCTGAAGTCGCTGCAAGAGGTGCTGCTCAATCTCACCATCAGCGTGCCCGTCGCTATCTGCACGCtgaagtattttaatatttggcgGAATTTGGACAAGGTGCGCCATTTGGAGCAAACGTACAATACACTTTACGCGCGCATAGATCACCCCGAAGAGTGGCTGTACTACCGCAAAATAATCATACCGTACGCTCTAAAAGTTTTGCACTTGTTCTATTTCATTTGTGTGGGCACGGCCATCACGTCGGAGCTGACGCTGCTGATTGTGGGACTCGCCTATGAGTGGCGCCTCATGTACCCGGCCTATTTCCCCTTCGATCCGTATGCCAGTATCGGCGGCTATGTCGCGGCGCATTTGTTCCAGATTATCGGTCTTCTGGTGCAACTGGCGGAGAATCTGGTGAGCGACACTTACGGTGGCATGTGTCTGTCGTTGCTGGCGGGGCACGCGCATTTGCTGGGCCAGCGTGTGGCCCGCATTGGCTATGATGAGCAGAAGACGCAGGAGGAGAACAACCGCGAATTGGTGGATTGCATTGTGGACCACAACATGCTGTTCGA TTGTCATCGCACACTGACCGATATAATCGGCTTGGGCTTGTTTATGCAAATCATCTCAGCGAGTCTCATTATGGGCGTTGTGATAATCTACCTGATATTCTTTGTTGGCAATTCCTTTGAGTACGTCTATTATGGACTCTTTCTGTTCGCCTGTATAATGGAGGTATTCCCCACTTGTTACTACGCCACGTACTTCGAGATCGAGTTCGAAAAGTTAACCTACATGATGTTCTCCTGCAACTGGATGCACCAGAACCGTCAGTTCAAGCAGAATCTGATTGTGTGTGTGGAGCAGTCGCTGAATACTCGTTATTTTCATGTCGGAGGCATGTTTCGCATTaatctgcaaatatttttcgcCACTTGTAAGGGCGCTTACTCCGTTCTGGCGGTCGCTTTGAGGCTAAAGTAA